One Halarcobacter ebronensis genomic window carries:
- a CDS encoding ABC transporter permease, with the protein MVKVASYILVTLILLVFLLPFFYTTSPYILDPTKILQAPSLQHLFGTDRLGRDILARVLNGGQTSLIVGFLSAAIASIIGLFIGINAGFFKGNIDKSITIIIDLFLTFPTFFLLLALVSYIQASSLILVIVISITGWMGMARLIRSESFAIGNRPFIKILKLANVSKMKIIFKYFAPLFAPIFLISFTFGVSGAILAESGLSFLGLGVNPPNMSWGTLLSDGKAVIDIAWWVSFFPGLMIFIVTFCLIQISDFLQAKANSKEIQQT; encoded by the coding sequence GTAGCTTCATATATTTTAGTAACACTTATTTTATTGGTATTTCTTCTTCCATTTTTTTATACTACTTCACCATATATACTAGATCCTACTAAAATATTACAAGCTCCCTCTTTACAACATCTATTTGGTACAGATAGATTAGGAAGAGACATTTTAGCAAGGGTTTTAAATGGAGGTCAAACCTCTTTGATTGTTGGTTTTTTAAGTGCAGCAATTGCTTCAATCATTGGACTTTTTATTGGTATAAATGCAGGATTCTTTAAAGGTAATATTGATAAATCTATTACAATTATAATTGACCTGTTTCTAACTTTTCCTACTTTCTTTTTACTTTTAGCTCTTGTTTCATATATTCAAGCTTCCTCTTTAATTTTAGTAATTGTTATCTCTATTACAGGATGGATGGGAATGGCAAGGCTTATTAGAAGTGAGAGTTTTGCAATAGGAAATAGACCTTTTATAAAGATTTTAAAACTTGCAAATGTATCTAAAATGAAAATTATCTTTAAATATTTTGCACCACTTTTTGCTCCTATTTTTCTTATCTCTTTTACTTTTGGAGTAAGTGGAGCAATATTGGCAGAATCTGGACTCTCATTCTTAGGTTTAGGAGTAAATCCTCCTAATATGTCTTGGGGAACTCTTCTTAGTGATGGGAAAGCTGTCATAGATATTGCATGGTGGGTTAGCTTCTTCCCTGGTCTTATGATTTTTATTGTAACTTTTTGTCTGATACAAATATCAGATTTTTTACAAGCAAAAGCAAACTCAAAAGAGATTCAACAAACCTAA